Proteins encoded within one genomic window of Granulicella pectinivorans:
- a CDS encoding acetate/propionate family kinase translates to MIVLALNPGSNSLKFDLVDVSPHQTHAAEAKKLLSGTIDNIGKPTTLVLTEGDRTREIEGDFKDFTAATQESLKALADRTFELAAVRVVHGGDTFTQAVPYDSHVRAEIERREPLAPLHNANSLKVMDALHGEFPVSVAFDTAFHHTLPEIAWRYPIDRALADHLGIRRFGFHGLSHRFQLERYAHLRGKRPEDCILITTHLESGSSACAILNGRSIDTSMGFTPLEGLMMGTRSGSVDPAILPFLMKQLNLSAKDALNILEKKSGLQGLSGISLDTRILRKSDEPAAKFALELFAYRALHFVAAYLAVLASTGTPAEAVIFGGGIGENTPEVRAGIAAGLAPFGLHFDPIRNGSATSGDNPLHSEASLLQAWSMKVEEGLQLAYECAQTL, encoded by the coding sequence ATGATCGTCCTGGCCCTTAACCCCGGTAGCAACTCTCTCAAATTCGACCTCGTCGACGTGTCCCCCCACCAGACCCACGCCGCCGAAGCAAAGAAACTCCTCTCCGGAACCATCGACAACATCGGCAAGCCCACCACACTCGTCCTCACAGAGGGCGACCGGACTCGCGAGATAGAAGGCGACTTCAAAGACTTCACCGCCGCAACCCAGGAATCCCTCAAAGCCCTCGCCGATCGCACATTCGAACTCGCCGCAGTCAGAGTGGTCCACGGCGGCGACACCTTCACCCAAGCCGTCCCCTACGACAGCCATGTTCGAGCCGAAATAGAGCGCCGCGAGCCCCTCGCCCCCCTCCACAACGCCAACTCGCTCAAGGTCATGGATGCGCTCCACGGCGAGTTCCCTGTATCGGTAGCCTTCGACACCGCCTTCCACCACACTCTCCCTGAGATCGCATGGCGCTATCCCATCGACCGCGCCCTTGCCGATCACCTCGGTATCCGCCGCTTCGGCTTCCATGGCCTCTCACATCGCTTCCAGCTCGAACGCTACGCCCACCTGCGCGGCAAGCGCCCCGAAGACTGCATCCTCATCACCACCCATCTCGAAAGCGGCTCCTCCGCCTGCGCCATCCTCAACGGTCGCTCCATCGACACGTCCATGGGCTTCACTCCGCTCGAAGGTCTCATGATGGGTACGCGGTCGGGCTCCGTCGACCCCGCCATCCTCCCCTTCCTGATGAAGCAGCTCAACCTATCCGCCAAGGACGCCCTCAACATCCTCGAAAAGAAGTCCGGTCTCCAAGGCCTATCGGGCATCTCGCTGGACACGCGCATCCTGCGCAAAAGCGACGAACCCGCCGCAAAGTTCGCGCTGGAGCTGTTCGCCTACCGCGCCCTGCACTTTGTAGCGGCCTACCTTGCCGTCCTGGCTTCCACCGGCACACCGGCGGAGGCCGTGATCTTCGGTGGAGGCATCGGGGAAAACACGCCCGAGGTGCGAGCCGGTATCGCTGCAGGCCTCGCTCCGTTTGGCCTGCACTTCGATCCAATCAGGAACGGAAGCGCCACGTCCGGCGACAACCCCCTGCACAGCGAAGCCTCTCTGCTGCAGGCATGGTCCATGAAAGTGGAAGAGGGGCTGCAACTTGCCTACGAGTGCGCCCAAACACTCTGA
- a CDS encoding TonB family protein, which translates to MLQPLQLQEVSDRYPSEIAELRDFLLKAGSVPATEQSLPAIVLRLQRDRAFHRDLTSHLWVVIHLADRTISYADLLGILAIASAGPQFAAHAHEDDAHALLKFVMEARRALDHGAGPGTDHAVVPSLVDPVPLRQTQPVHPPPVFIAPVPPAHPAQLAIAREEENGVWQTRTSPIRFSSLDNEEPENARRPVLWIAAVCVLVALSVGLYHFRAALYRSASTTPELSPAPVAKEANPTPAPSATVSPAIPQVIPAPPTTAAHHHPAKKHLPARSHVATASPAPAPPFTAAAPPHPATSQPPPPRPNPAAIAKTTPKPAPAAANSSESDRSHIALTTQPPRLERRTPEQRAELNPGTLNSTIHATTLGAGASSVLYSPVPAYPQAASDAHVQGEVKVQAHVDPQGNVASVRVISGPPLLREAALEAAQRWRYRPNMEDGEPNSMSVITVFAFHLP; encoded by the coding sequence ATGCTGCAGCCACTGCAACTCCAAGAGGTGTCGGACCGCTATCCCAGTGAGATCGCGGAACTGCGCGACTTCCTCCTCAAGGCTGGCTCCGTGCCGGCAACGGAGCAATCCCTCCCGGCCATCGTCCTTCGCCTCCAGCGCGACCGCGCCTTTCATCGTGATCTCACCTCCCACCTCTGGGTCGTCATCCATCTCGCCGACCGCACGATCAGCTACGCCGACCTCCTGGGCATACTGGCCATTGCCTCTGCCGGTCCACAGTTCGCAGCCCACGCGCACGAAGACGATGCCCACGCCCTTCTCAAATTTGTGATGGAAGCCCGGCGCGCCCTCGACCACGGCGCAGGCCCGGGAACGGACCACGCCGTCGTTCCATCCCTCGTCGATCCAGTGCCTCTGCGTCAAACTCAGCCCGTCCACCCCCCTCCCGTCTTCATCGCGCCAGTGCCGCCGGCGCATCCAGCCCAGTTGGCGATTGCACGCGAAGAAGAAAACGGCGTCTGGCAAACCAGAACGTCACCGATCCGGTTCTCCTCTCTCGACAACGAAGAACCGGAGAACGCGCGAAGGCCAGTCCTTTGGATTGCTGCCGTGTGCGTCCTCGTCGCTCTGTCCGTCGGCCTTTACCACTTCCGCGCCGCACTGTACCGATCAGCCTCAACCACTCCTGAACTCAGCCCCGCACCGGTCGCAAAAGAAGCAAATCCGACCCCCGCCCCCAGTGCCACCGTGTCTCCAGCCATCCCCCAGGTGATACCCGCGCCCCCCACCACCGCCGCTCACCATCACCCCGCCAAGAAGCATCTCCCCGCCCGATCACACGTCGCCACAGCTTCCCCCGCGCCAGCGCCTCCTTTCACCGCCGCCGCTCCCCCACACCCCGCCACCAGCCAACCTCCCCCGCCACGGCCAAATCCAGCAGCAATAGCCAAGACCACGCCTAAACCTGCTCCGGCCGCAGCGAACTCCTCGGAGTCGGACCGCAGTCACATCGCCCTCACCACCCAGCCTCCTCGTCTCGAGCGCCGAACCCCGGAGCAGCGGGCAGAGCTGAATCCAGGCACCCTCAACAGCACGATCCATGCCACTACCCTGGGAGCGGGTGCCTCCAGCGTCCTCTACAGCCCCGTGCCAGCCTACCCCCAGGCCGCCTCTGACGCTCATGTCCAGGGAGAAGTGAAGGTCCAGGCCCACGTCGACCCCCAGGGCAACGTCGCCTCCGTCCGTGTCATCAGCGGCCCCCCGTTGCTGCGGGAGGCTGCGCTTGAAGCCGCCCAACGCTGGCGCTACCGTCCCAACATGGAAGACGGAGAACCGAACTCCATGAGTGTCATCACCGTCTTCGCCTTCCATCTCCCCTGA